TGCGCGCTGTATTCGCTGGCTGCCTTCATGAACACGCAGCCGTTGAACGCCTCTTGCTCGAACCATTCCTCCAGCGCGTCGAAAATGGCGAGCAGGCGCTCGCCCGGCTCCTCGGCGAGGCTGTCGGCGCGCTCGCGCAGCCAGGCGATGTATCGGGCGCCCTCCAGTTCCAGCGCGGCGACGATCAACTCGTCCTTCGACTTGAAGTGATTGTAGAGCGTCATCTTGGCGACGCCGGCCTGGGCCAGGATGGTGTCGATGCCGGTGGCGTGGAAGCCGTCGCGCTGGAACAGGGCGGCGGCGGTGCCGACGAGATGGTCGCGCTTGGGACTGGGCATGGCACACCTAAGGCAAACAGGTCTGTTTAGCCATATGTAGTATTACGGTCCGCTGCGCGCAACAGGATTTGGTCCTTTGACCGCCGTAAACCCCGGACTGGAGGCCTGCATGGGAAGGTGAGGCGGATTATGACAGCAAGCCTCGGTCGCCCAGGTCCTTCTTGATCGCCTCCAGCGCCCTGTCCTTGATCAGCGACTTGAGCTTGCTTCTCGCGATCCATCCGACGAGATCGCCGATGGCGCCCTCTCCCATGCCGAGGTTCTTGAGCAGTCCCTTGACGGTGCCGCTGGACACCTTGCCCGCCCGGTTGGCGATTTTCGACTTCAGTTTCGCCTCCACGTCGCGCTTGTAATCGAGGCGCGGCCAGGCCGGAGCCTTGCACTCTTCGGCGGCGGTGCCCACGAGCGGTATCAGCTGAACGAAGTCCTGGTCCGCCACCCACGGGCCGTTGGGCATGGGCTTGGTCAGAGACCGGAACGCCGTGAGGTTGCCGGCGGTCTCGAACGCGTCGGTCCAGCGGTGGACGATCGGGTTGTCCTTGTGGATGGCGAGGTGGGTGCGCAGGAATTGCTGGCAGTTCCGCCGGCCGAGGAAAAAATCGTGACTGCGCAGGGATTCGTTCAGGAAGCCGGCGAAGCCGCCCAGGCCGGCAGAGGCGATATGGGTCTGGCCTTCCGGGATCCGGCCCCGCGTCGGGGCGATCAGGAACCGGCTGTACACGTTTTCGTGCAGCGCCAGCATGATCTCGTCGGGCCGGAAGCGCGCCTGGCGCTTCATGGTTCCCAGCAGATTGAGCGCCGTGGAGAACATGTCCGGCTTCTCGCCGGCAAAGCCCATCTCATGGGCGCGGCCTTCGTCGTCCGGAAATGGATCGATCATCAAGAGGGCCCGGTCGGCGGAAACCGGGTCGCGGGGATTGCGTTCGTCCGGCGCGCCCGACAGGGCGATGCGCGCAAATTCCAGCGGTTCGTTGTTCACGACGCCGCCATCGACGGTCCAGAAATCGTAAACGGGTTCCAGTTCGGCGGGCTTCATGTCCGGCGACACGGTGGGCGGGGTGCCGTCATCCGGCGCGCCTCCAGGCCGGGCCCAGATCTTGGCGTCGTAAAGCTGGCGCGAGTTCCGGAAGCGGCGCGCGGGCAGGCCGACAGGGAACGCCGACGTGGACAGCGCGGCCTCCAGCAATCTCTCCCATCCGTCCTGGGAACTTCCCTGGGTGCCGGGGAAGTTCACCGGGCTGGCCGCCACGGGTATGGCTTCGGGCTTGCCGTTGCCCGTGCCGCTGACCGCAAAGTGGGCATAGTCGCCATGGGTCAGCACGCGATGACCGCGCACCGGGTCGGCCGCAACCATCTGGATCAGGTAGGGGACACCGCGCAGGTTGGCGATGCTGAGGTAAAGCTGCAGCGGGTTGGCGATCCAGCCCGGCTTCGGCACATCCGGCCCGCCGATCGCCTTCCGCGTGGCCTTCGCCAGATTGGCCGCGACAATGTCCAGGGACGTGCCGTCGAGCAGCGAATAGACCTGCCCATCCTTGCTGATGTCCTTGGTGCCCAGCATGTCGGCAAGATCGATGTCGGTTACCCAGCACTTGTAGAAGAGGTTCTTCTCCATCGCCGCCTTGTCCTGGGGCGAGCGCACGGGGGTATGACCGGTGAACGGCACCATGGCCACCAGCGCACTGGCGATACCGCCCGCCGAGGCGCCCGAGGATGCGCGAATGACGACCTTGTGGTCGGGCACGGCGGGGCCGCCATTGAGCGCCGCCAGCTTGGCGGCTTCCCATTCGCCGAGCGCTTCGAAGAGAAAGTCCAGGACGCCCGCGGTGTAGGCGCCGGCGGAGACCGCACCCGCCATGACCAGCCCAAGCTCGAACGTCTCCGGCGCCGGTTTGCGCTTTTGCATAATATTGCCTTTCCAGAACAACCGGCCCCCAGCGGTGCAAACATGCAGCCGCGCCCACCCGAGGGAAAGGCTCCTACAATAGATTTCGGGCTTCAAGCGATTTCAGCGTGGTTTGTCGGCCGGTCATGACGGCCTACATACAATCGTCCGCCGACACTCTCGAC
The sequence above is drawn from the Emcibacter sp. SYSU 3D8 genome and encodes:
- a CDS encoding TetR family transcriptional regulator; the encoded protein is MPSPKRDHLVGTAAALFQRDGFHATGIDTILAQAGVAKMTLYNHFKSKDELIVAALELEGARYIAWLRERADSLAEEPGERLLAIFDALEEWFEQEAFNGCVFMKAASEYSAQNNQIHAAAAAQKRAVFDYMLENAQSARLKDPRNLAQQLLLLHEGAIAVAHEFGAPIAARQAKRAASVIIDDAG
- a CDS encoding patatin-like phospholipase family protein gives rise to the protein MQKRKPAPETFELGLVMAGAVSAGAYTAGVLDFLFEALGEWEAAKLAALNGGPAVPDHKVVIRASSGASAGGIASALVAMVPFTGHTPVRSPQDKAAMEKNLFYKCWVTDIDLADMLGTKDISKDGQVYSLLDGTSLDIVAANLAKATRKAIGGPDVPKPGWIANPLQLYLSIANLRGVPYLIQMVAADPVRGHRVLTHGDYAHFAVSGTGNGKPEAIPVAASPVNFPGTQGSSQDGWERLLEAALSTSAFPVGLPARRFRNSRQLYDAKIWARPGGAPDDGTPPTVSPDMKPAELEPVYDFWTVDGGVVNNEPLEFARIALSGAPDERNPRDPVSADRALLMIDPFPDDEGRAHEMGFAGEKPDMFSTALNLLGTMKRQARFRPDEIMLALHENVYSRFLIAPTRGRIPEGQTHIASAGLGGFAGFLNESLRSHDFFLGRRNCQQFLRTHLAIHKDNPIVHRWTDAFETAGNLTAFRSLTKPMPNGPWVADQDFVQLIPLVGTAAEECKAPAWPRLDYKRDVEAKLKSKIANRAGKVSSGTVKGLLKNLGMGEGAIGDLVGWIARSKLKSLIKDRALEAIKKDLGDRGLLS